A part of Desulfobacter sp. genomic DNA contains:
- a CDS encoding TAXI family TRAP transporter solute-binding subunit — MEEVSMKRVAQLIAVLAVTGLILAGPASAAGRIFFGIATGGTGGTYYPLGGMLAQMISNKVVIDGKKLSATAETGNASVANATLLSRKGIESAFVAADILDAAYKGTKQFKGKNLKNLRALGALYPETVQLVVRAKTGVAAFGDLKGKSISSGSPGSGQWQLLGDLLASYGMDRKTDIKEDYSSFSQSVEKIKDGNLDASLITAGTPTASVLELANHHDIKILPLTGPAIAKLQEVQPYYANAVLPANTYKGQNDDVKTIAVRAIWATHDGLDENTAYHVVKALYENTDTLAKVHVKGKEISLAKALESVSIPLHPGAERYYREKGLIK, encoded by the coding sequence ATGGAGGAAGTTTCAATGAAAAGAGTTGCACAACTTATCGCTGTCCTGGCCGTTACAGGTCTCATCCTTGCCGGTCCGGCTTCGGCTGCCGGCAGAATTTTTTTCGGCATCGCCACCGGCGGCACCGGCGGCACCTATTATCCCTTAGGCGGAATGCTGGCCCAGATGATCTCCAACAAGGTGGTTATTGACGGCAAAAAGCTGTCCGCCACAGCAGAAACCGGCAACGCCTCCGTTGCCAACGCCACCCTCCTGAGCCGGAAGGGCATCGAGTCCGCCTTTGTTGCCGCCGATATTCTGGACGCGGCCTATAAGGGCACCAAACAGTTCAAGGGGAAAAATCTGAAAAACCTGCGCGCCCTGGGCGCCCTCTATCCTGAAACCGTGCAGCTGGTGGTCCGGGCCAAAACCGGTGTTGCCGCCTTTGGCGACCTTAAGGGCAAATCCATCTCCTCAGGTTCCCCGGGATCCGGCCAGTGGCAGCTGCTGGGCGATCTTCTGGCCTCCTACGGCATGGACAGAAAAACCGATATCAAAGAAGATTACTCCTCCTTTTCCCAGTCTGTTGAAAAAATCAAAGACGGCAACCTGGACGCCTCTCTGATCACCGCCGGCACCCCCACGGCATCCGTGCTTGAGCTGGCCAACCACCACGACATCAAGATCCTCCCCCTGACCGGCCCGGCCATTGCCAAGCTCCAGGAAGTCCAGCCTTACTATGCCAATGCCGTGCTTCCGGCCAATACCTACAAAGGCCAGAATGACGATGTGAAAACCATCGCGGTCCGCGCCATCTGGGCCACCCATGACGGACTTGACGAGAACACCGCCTACCATGTGGTCAAGGCGCTCTACGAAAATACCGACACCCTGGCCAAGGTCCATGTCAAAGGCAAGGAAATCAGCCTGGCCAAGGCCCTTGAATCCG
- a CDS encoding response regulator transcription factor, producing MNTSTIILADDHKLLRHGIRQILEKQENLLVIGEAGDGLELLRLLTQKTPDMILLDIAMPNLRGIEAAIEIKMLYPGIKILILSMHKSLQYVHHALSAGADGYLLKEDAPRELVKAIDTVKNGDTYISPLIQKELTNDLAQSYRSGGKSASFEPLTVREREVLKLIAEEKSNQDIADLLNISVATVKHHRAAIKKKLDIRKTAGLVKYAIRKGYTTFD from the coding sequence ATGAATACGAGCACCATCATACTGGCGGACGACCATAAACTGCTCCGCCACGGGATCCGGCAGATCCTTGAAAAACAGGAGAACCTGCTGGTGATCGGCGAGGCCGGGGACGGCCTGGAACTTCTTCGCCTGCTCACCCAGAAAACCCCGGATATGATTCTGCTGGATATCGCCATGCCGAATCTTCGGGGCATTGAGGCGGCCATTGAGATCAAGATGCTCTATCCGGGCATCAAGATTCTCATCCTCTCCATGCATAAAAGCCTTCAATATGTCCATCATGCCCTGTCCGCCGGGGCCGACGGGTACCTGCTCAAGGAAGATGCCCCCAGGGAACTGGTCAAGGCCATTGATACCGTTAAAAACGGGGATACCTATATCTCTCCCCTGATCCAGAAAGAGCTGACCAACGATCTGGCCCAGTCCTATCGTTCCGGAGGGAAATCCGCCTCTTTTGAGCCCCTCACCGTGAGGGAGCGGGAGGTGCTCAAGCTCATTGCCGAGGAAAAATCCAACCAGGACATCGCCGACCTGCTCAATATCAGCGTGGCCACGGTAAAGCACCACCGGGCCGCCATCAAAAAGAAACTGGATATCCGGAAAACCGCAGGCCTGGTTAAATACGCCATCCGCAAGGGATACACCACCTTCGACTAA
- a CDS encoding HAMP domain-containing protein yields MKIFHKILGMTLPAVLVALVMGSWLTYYLSRQSLDLIAERWLDTRLAEAVNRVAEHEEFLRLYNITNIAAGTKKAQLDATRGLAQIRIGTRGYVYVLDMTGRIVFHPDAAAMGQDVSGTDWFLQMLRQSRGAVSYRWQGERHLGMFAAFNAWGWIIVATDPLSEIYGPVNHAKKYITALAVLGSMGISLLIIFLTRRLVHPLGLLVDGARKVGQGDLDVRLPVTSSDEIGQVSRAFNTMSGDLKQSLGALRQSEQYFRALTENSSDLIALLSPDQGRINYLSPSITRLLGFRSAALKGRPFSDLMLPRERAEFSKFLSYLAASPRDILFREFAFKNSDGQERILEISGRNLSRVPGIEGIVVNSRDMTTRKKIEDELKASEFRLHQLSSRLISAQEDERKRLSVELHDEVGQSLAVLKLKVILLEEGLKEAQAGGCGNRCEGCRRECEAMVEYIDQLIENVRRLSKDLTPSTIEDLGLSAALMWLMDTIKQHYTIHGDINLDNLDQDLSLDSQILVYRIFQEAIANAVRHAQADELDLNAFYRGNRFEFSIRDNGRGFDPEDSGTGGLSPKGLGLATMQERARMLGGNFSIKTAPGKGTLLQFSMPIDKNRSHEYEHHHTGGRP; encoded by the coding sequence GTGAAAATTTTTCATAAGATTCTGGGCATGACCCTGCCGGCGGTTCTGGTGGCACTGGTCATGGGCTCCTGGCTGACCTATTACCTCTCCAGGCAGTCCCTGGACCTCATTGCCGAACGCTGGCTGGACACCCGGCTGGCCGAGGCAGTGAACCGGGTGGCTGAGCACGAAGAATTCCTGCGGCTTTACAATATTACCAATATCGCCGCCGGCACTAAAAAGGCCCAGCTGGATGCCACCCGGGGCCTGGCCCAGATCCGCATCGGCACCAGGGGGTATGTCTATGTTCTGGATATGACCGGCCGGATTGTCTTTCATCCGGATGCCGCTGCCATGGGGCAGGATGTAAGCGGCACGGACTGGTTTCTTCAGATGCTCAGGCAGAGCAGGGGGGCGGTTTCCTACCGGTGGCAGGGGGAGAGGCACCTGGGGATGTTTGCCGCCTTCAACGCCTGGGGATGGATTATTGTTGCCACGGACCCTTTAAGTGAGATTTACGGCCCGGTAAACCATGCCAAAAAATATATCACAGCCCTGGCCGTTCTGGGGTCCATGGGTATATCCCTGCTCATTATTTTTCTCACCCGCCGCCTGGTCCACCCGCTGGGATTGCTGGTGGACGGCGCCCGCAAGGTGGGACAGGGGGACTTGGATGTCCGGCTCCCTGTCACCAGCAGCGATGAGATCGGACAGGTGTCCCGTGCCTTTAATACCATGTCCGGGGATTTAAAGCAGAGTCTCGGGGCGCTCAGGCAGAGTGAGCAATACTTCAGGGCCCTGACGGAGAATTCCTCGGATCTGATCGCCCTGCTGTCCCCGGACCAGGGGCGGATCAATTATTTGAGCCCTTCCATTACGCGTCTGCTGGGGTTCAGGAGCGCCGCCCTCAAGGGCAGGCCGTTTTCGGACCTCATGCTTCCCCGGGAGCGGGCGGAGTTCTCAAAATTCTTAAGCTATCTGGCCGCCAGCCCCAGGGATATCCTGTTTAGGGAATTCGCATTTAAGAACAGCGATGGGCAGGAACGGATTCTGGAAATTTCCGGCCGGAACCTGAGCCGGGTGCCGGGCATTGAAGGCATTGTGGTCAATTCCAGGGATATGACCACCCGAAAGAAGATCGAAGATGAACTCAAGGCGTCGGAGTTCCGGCTCCACCAGCTCAGTTCCCGGCTGATTTCGGCCCAGGAGGATGAGCGAAAACGCCTTTCCGTGGAACTCCACGACGAGGTGGGCCAGTCCCTGGCTGTGCTCAAGCTTAAGGTGATTCTTCTCGAAGAAGGGCTTAAGGAGGCTCAGGCCGGCGGCTGTGGAAATCGTTGTGAAGGCTGCCGCAGGGAATGCGAGGCCATGGTGGAATATATCGACCAGCTCATTGAAAATGTGCGGCGGCTGTCCAAAGACCTGACCCCCTCCACCATAGAGGACCTTGGGCTTTCTGCCGCCCTGATGTGGCTCATGGACACCATCAAGCAGCATTACACCATCCATGGGGATATCAACCTGGACAACCTGGACCAGGACCTTTCCCTGGACAGCCAGATTCTGGTCTACCGGATTTTCCAGGAGGCCATTGCCAATGCCGTGCGTCATGCCCAGGCCGATGAATTGGATTTAAATGCCTTTTACCGGGGAAACCGCTTTGAATTTTCCATCCGGGACAACGGCCGGGGGTTCGACCCCGAGGACAGCGGCACGGGCGGGCTTTCCCCCAAGGGCCTGGGGCTTGCCACCATGCAGGAGCGGGCCAGGATGCTGGGCGGAAATTTTTCAATTAAAACCGCCCCCGGCAAGGGAACCCTATTGCAATTCAGTATGCCAATTGATAAAAACAGGTCCCATGAATACGAGCACCATCATACTGGCGGACGACCATAA
- a CDS encoding sodium-dependent transporter has product MQQNQWGTRWGFLLATIGMAVGTGNIWRFPRVCATNGGGSFIIAWGIALLVWSLPLLMTEMVIGRKTRMGTIGSFREFVGKKYTWMGAWLTFVIIGIMAYYSVVMGWTIKYFILSVTTDLSGDTQAVWDRFTGDGLQVSAFHMASMAIGALIVLRGIQAGVEKTSKILIPSLFVILLVTALRTCTLPGAAPGLHYLFNPDLSDLLNARIWLEAFSQSAWSTGAGWGFLLTYAVYTRQKEDIGLNCFITGFGNNAASILAGLAVIPAIFAFSATPEAAEAIMKSGNNGIAFIFLPKILSTMPGGAFFSPLFFLAMVMAACSTIIAMFECVVTNLTDAGLTRKRAAVLTAVCVGALGIPSALNIRFFENQDFVWGVSLLISGFFMTFAVIRIGVDKVRITMINTEWSDMYIGKWWNFCIYSVPLLVIILFGWWFWQSVTWYPKTWWNPLETFSPATILIQGTVLLVIMLALNRKLGRLFSPSKDKNSMLERS; this is encoded by the coding sequence ATGCAGCAGAACCAGTGGGGAACCCGGTGGGGGTTCCTGTTAGCGACCATAGGAATGGCTGTGGGCACCGGGAATATCTGGCGGTTCCCGAGGGTATGCGCCACCAACGGCGGGGGATCATTCATCATCGCCTGGGGCATAGCACTCCTGGTCTGGTCCCTTCCTCTGCTCATGACAGAAATGGTCATCGGCAGGAAGACCCGGATGGGCACCATCGGCTCCTTTCGCGAATTCGTGGGAAAGAAATACACCTGGATGGGGGCCTGGCTCACCTTTGTCATCATCGGCATCATGGCCTATTATTCCGTTGTCATGGGCTGGACCATCAAATATTTTATCCTGTCGGTGACCACTGACCTCTCCGGGGACACCCAGGCGGTATGGGACAGATTCACCGGTGACGGCCTTCAGGTTTCCGCCTTTCATATGGCCTCCATGGCCATCGGCGCCCTCATTGTGCTCCGGGGGATCCAGGCCGGTGTTGAAAAGACCTCCAAGATTCTCATTCCCTCCCTTTTCGTCATTCTCCTTGTCACGGCCCTCCGGACCTGCACCCTGCCAGGTGCGGCGCCGGGGCTCCATTACCTGTTCAACCCCGACCTGTCGGACCTGCTTAACGCCAGGATCTGGCTGGAGGCTTTTTCGCAGTCGGCCTGGTCCACCGGTGCCGGCTGGGGATTTCTGCTCACCTATGCCGTGTACACCCGCCAGAAGGAGGATATCGGCCTGAACTGCTTTATTACTGGGTTCGGCAACAATGCCGCCTCAATCCTGGCCGGCCTGGCAGTCATCCCGGCCATTTTCGCCTTCTCCGCCACCCCGGAGGCAGCCGAGGCCATCATGAAAAGCGGCAACAACGGGATCGCCTTTATTTTTTTGCCCAAGATTCTGTCAACCATGCCCGGGGGCGCATTTTTCTCCCCCCTGTTCTTCCTGGCCATGGTCATGGCGGCCTGTTCCACCATCATTGCCATGTTTGAGTGTGTGGTGACCAACCTCACAGACGCCGGACTGACCCGGAAGCGGGCGGCCGTCCTGACTGCGGTCTGTGTGGGCGCTCTGGGCATCCCTTCGGCCCTGAATATCCGTTTTTTTGAAAACCAGGATTTTGTATGGGGCGTGAGTCTGCTGATCTCCGGCTTTTTCATGACCTTTGCTGTGATCCGCATCGGCGTGGACAAGGTCCGGATCACCATGATCAACACCGAATGGAGTGATATGTATATCGGAAAATGGTGGAATTTCTGCATTTATTCCGTTCCCCTGCTGGTCATCATCCTTTTTGGATGGTGGTTCTGGCAGTCTGTCACCTGGTATCCAAAAACATGGTGGAATCCCCTTGAAACCTTCAGTCCGGCCACTATCCTGATCCAGGGCACCGTCCTTCTGGTCATCATGCTGGCCCTCAACCGGAAGCTGGGCCGCCTGTTTTCACCCTCTAAGGATAAGAACAGCATGCTTGAAAGGAGTTGA
- a CDS encoding SDR family oxidoreductase, whose amino-acid sequence MLEKKERLSLEGRVAVISGASAGIGLGTAQLLAAHGAKIAMLDINTGGEAQAEEITRAGGTARFYTCDVTSSHEVKRAVDAVMHDFGRIDILFNNAGVTVRKTLPELEEAEWDFVINVGLKGTFLLSKYIIPIMASQGGGSIINTGSGWGLKGGDQAAAYCAVKGGIVNLTRAMAIDHGPQNIRVNSVNPGDTDTPMLRDEGVQTGLVTDTASQATYLEECGADRPLKRIGMPRDIANAVLYLASDLSSWVTGTALVVDGGGIA is encoded by the coding sequence ATGTTGGAAAAAAAAGAGCGTCTATCTCTGGAAGGCCGGGTCGCCGTTATTTCCGGGGCATCGGCCGGCATCGGCCTTGGCACGGCCCAGCTTCTGGCAGCCCACGGGGCCAAAATTGCCATGCTTGACATCAACACCGGCGGTGAGGCCCAGGCAGAAGAAATCACCCGGGCCGGCGGCACTGCCCGGTTTTACACATGCGACGTCACCTCATCCCATGAGGTGAAACGGGCGGTGGATGCGGTCATGCATGATTTCGGACGAATCGATATTCTGTTCAACAATGCCGGGGTAACGGTGAGAAAAACCCTGCCTGAACTGGAAGAGGCGGAATGGGATTTTGTCATCAATGTGGGCCTCAAAGGCACCTTTCTGCTTTCCAAATATATCATTCCCATCATGGCGTCCCAGGGCGGGGGCAGCATCATCAACACCGGCTCGGGCTGGGGACTTAAGGGCGGCGACCAGGCCGCAGCCTATTGCGCTGTCAAAGGCGGCATCGTCAACCTGACCCGTGCCATGGCCATTGACCACGGCCCCCAGAACATCCGGGTCAACAGCGTCAATCCAGGCGATACCGACACCCCTATGCTCAGGGACGAAGGGGTGCAGACCGGGCTGGTCACCGACACCGCCAGCCAGGCAACCTATCTTGAGGAATGCGGCGCAGACCGGCCCCTGAAGCGTATCGGCATGCCCCGGGATATTGCCAACGCCGTTCTCTATCTGGCCAGCGACCTTTCAAGCTGGGTCACGGGCACGGCCCTGGTGGTGGACGGCGGCGGCATTGCTTAA
- a CDS encoding enoyl-CoA hydratase/isomerase family protein — protein sequence MDYQCIIYEKKEGIGLIRLNRPKVLNAMNQRLWQEIMDAFEQIRMDDDVRVVILSGEGRAFSTGADLKDSKDRSTEDYRRYLESLQEASRKILRFEKPTIAAINGYALGSGYELALACDIRIAAKEAFIGSPEAKVTSSVTGGAFRLVQDLVGPGKARELLFTAEYISGEEAERIGLVNKAVPLDDLMDEAWAMAGKIQANSSFSLKIIKKGFLMAAGECSLEALMDFEIEGCLACVSTKERGKSLKNFEQRKQ from the coding sequence ATGGATTATCAATGCATTATCTATGAAAAAAAAGAGGGCATCGGCCTGATCAGGCTCAACCGGCCCAAGGTGCTCAACGCAATGAACCAGAGGCTGTGGCAGGAAATCATGGATGCCTTTGAACAGATCCGCATGGACGACGATGTGAGGGTGGTCATTCTTTCCGGTGAAGGGCGCGCCTTTTCCACGGGTGCGGATCTCAAGGATTCAAAGGACAGAAGTACGGAAGACTACCGCAGATACCTTGAATCCCTCCAGGAGGCCTCCAGAAAAATACTTCGGTTTGAAAAGCCCACCATTGCCGCCATCAACGGATATGCGCTGGGGTCCGGATATGAACTGGCCCTGGCCTGTGATATACGGATCGCGGCCAAAGAAGCCTTTATCGGTTCGCCTGAAGCAAAGGTCACCTCTTCGGTCACCGGCGGGGCCTTCCGCCTGGTCCAGGACCTGGTGGGGCCGGGAAAGGCAAGGGAACTGCTGTTCACGGCCGAATACATCAGCGGCGAAGAGGCGGAGCGGATCGGGCTTGTCAATAAGGCGGTCCCCCTTGATGACCTCATGGACGAGGCCTGGGCCATGGCCGGAAAAATCCAGGCCAATTCGTCATTTTCTCTGAAAATCATTAAAAAGGGCTTTTTGATGGCTGCCGGGGAATGCAGCCTTGAGGCCCTTATGGACTTCGAAATAGAAGGGTGCCTGGCCTGTGTGTCCACCAAGGAACGGGGGAAGTCTTTGAAGAACTTTGAGCAGCGGAAACAATAA
- a CDS encoding acetate--CoA ligase family protein: MLEKVLNAESVAIIGASKNKTKRGYQAIKTLRRDGYEGKIYPVNPKETMILGLPCYGDVTEIEGPVDLALITTPARTIPGILEKCGEKQVAGAVIIAGGFRELGAEGKDLEDRMIAAARKAGVRLIGPNTSGMMNLKSRMNLVGIDNAPQGDIALLCQSGNMALTLITEAGIRKQSGFSYYVGVGNEADIKFHEYLAFFRKDPGTRAILMYVEGMSQGRRFLEEAHKTTIEKPIVLLKSGRSATGKKSAGSHTGSLAGMSEVAHRAYERAGIIVIDNSDELFPVAGALSSLPPVKNNAVAILADGGGHATIAADLLTDYGILLPELSEKTKEKLKEILPAAASVANPVDVAGGTDANPELFADCAKILLQDSAVGALLVVGLFGGYGIRFEKSLAIGEEAAAHRFGGMMKKRKKPIFVHSLYGTHDSHALDLLRHYNIPVHDSLDISCKCVASLCRYGRYLKSYHAKASFTFNWRAKARPEGEKIIRRALDEGRQVLLEHEAKALIKLHGIPTQVGMVAKSAEEACNNAAAIEGPVVLKIVSPDILHKSDAGGVILNLKSQKEIRKAFRQIMEGARAFHPDADIRGVLVAPMAQKGLEIIIGTKIDDQFGPVIMYGLGGVMVEILKDVTFFVLPVSPASCRKMLEDTKSSVILDGVRGHKGYDKAALRRVLSMCSELIESYPEIREMDLNPILLYEQGLDVVDARIILAAHQETSPPG; encoded by the coding sequence ATGCTGGAAAAAGTACTCAATGCCGAATCCGTGGCCATTATCGGGGCATCGAAAAACAAAACCAAACGGGGGTACCAGGCCATAAAGACCCTCCGCCGGGACGGGTATGAAGGAAAAATCTACCCGGTGAACCCCAAAGAAACCATGATTCTGGGCCTGCCCTGCTACGGGGATGTCACTGAAATTGAGGGGCCTGTGGACCTGGCCCTGATCACCACTCCGGCACGGACCATTCCGGGAATTTTGGAAAAATGCGGAGAAAAGCAGGTGGCCGGCGCCGTGATCATCGCCGGCGGGTTCCGGGAGCTGGGTGCCGAGGGAAAGGACCTGGAAGACCGGATGATAGCGGCGGCAAGGAAAGCCGGCGTCCGCCTCATCGGGCCGAACACCTCGGGCATGATGAACCTGAAATCCCGGATGAATCTGGTGGGCATTGACAATGCGCCCCAGGGCGACATCGCCCTGCTCTGCCAGAGCGGCAATATGGCCCTGACGCTGATCACCGAAGCCGGTATCCGCAAGCAGTCCGGCTTCAGCTATTATGTCGGCGTGGGAAATGAGGCAGACATCAAATTCCACGAATATCTGGCCTTCTTCAGAAAAGATCCCGGCACCCGTGCCATTCTCATGTATGTGGAGGGAATGAGCCAGGGCCGGCGGTTTCTGGAAGAGGCCCATAAAACCACGATTGAAAAGCCCATTGTACTGCTCAAAAGCGGCCGGTCGGCCACCGGGAAAAAATCCGCAGGTTCCCATACCGGTTCCCTTGCAGGCATGAGTGAGGTGGCTCACAGGGCCTACGAGCGGGCCGGGATCATCGTCATAGACAATTCCGACGAACTCTTCCCCGTGGCCGGCGCCCTGTCCAGCCTGCCCCCGGTAAAGAATAATGCCGTGGCCATCCTCGCCGACGGCGGCGGCCATGCCACCATCGCAGCCGACCTGCTCACCGATTACGGCATCCTACTGCCCGAACTCTCGGAAAAAACCAAGGAAAAGCTCAAAGAAATCCTCCCTGCGGCAGCCTCTGTGGCCAATCCCGTGGACGTGGCCGGGGGAACGGATGCCAATCCCGAGCTATTTGCCGATTGCGCCAAAATTCTGCTCCAGGACTCTGCCGTGGGCGCCCTGCTTGTGGTGGGGCTGTTCGGAGGATACGGCATCCGGTTCGAAAAAAGTCTGGCCATCGGAGAAGAGGCGGCCGCCCACAGGTTCGGGGGGATGATGAAAAAACGGAAAAAACCCATATTTGTCCACTCCCTGTACGGCACCCATGATTCCCACGCCCTTGACCTGCTTCGCCACTACAATATACCGGTCCACGATTCCCTTGATATTTCATGCAAATGTGTGGCCTCGCTCTGCCGGTACGGACGGTATTTGAAATCCTACCATGCCAAGGCCAGCTTTACATTTAACTGGCGCGCCAAGGCCCGGCCAGAAGGGGAAAAAATCATCCGCCGGGCCCTGGATGAGGGCCGGCAGGTCCTGCTGGAGCATGAGGCAAAGGCCCTGATCAAGCTCCACGGCATTCCCACCCAGGTGGGGATGGTGGCCAAGAGCGCAGAGGAGGCCTGCAATAACGCCGCAGCCATTGAAGGGCCTGTGGTGTTGAAAATCGTATCTCCGGACATCCTTCATAAGAGCGATGCCGGCGGGGTGATCTTGAACCTGAAATCCCAAAAGGAAATCAGGAAGGCCTTCCGCCAGATCATGGAGGGCGCCCGTGCCTTTCATCCGGATGCGGATATCCGGGGGGTATTGGTGGCCCCAATGGCCCAGAAAGGGCTTGAAATTATTATTGGAACAAAAATAGACGACCAGTTCGGCCCGGTCATCATGTACGGCCTGGGCGGGGTCATGGTGGAGATCCTCAAAGATGTCACCTTTTTTGTGCTGCCCGTATCCCCGGCCTCATGCAGGAAAATGCTTGAGGACACCAAATCCTCGGTGATCCTGGACGGAGTGAGGGGACACAAGGGATACGATAAGGCCGCCCTTCGCAGGGTGCTGTCCATGTGCTCCGAGTTAATTGAGTCTTACCCTGAAATCCGGGAAATGGACCTGAACCCCATCCTCCTTTACGAGCAGGGGCTGGATGTGGTGGATGCCAGAATCATCCTGGCAGCCCACCAGGAGACATCACCCCCGGGATAA
- a CDS encoding diguanylate cyclase gives MPLLFLAESRNCLAGPAEPVTLERGIETYSLRSHFAYYVDPSGGVTVAQAEALAENGEFIASDTNLNVGITSAACWVRFSLSNPGDAPQKLVLVLGTPTISKAVLYIPDGHGGYTEKITGDVYSARVQDYFHRHLNFGVSISGGEQKTVYLRLTTDAILETSLTLYTDRAFVKGLPFEYFFLGLFYSAFGVAIIYNLFLFASLRDTSRLFYVLYATVFCLLWFYLDGLWFQVSLKTPFKPINAIRVLNALSLMLMLLFTCSFFNCRKNAPHLFKIFMFLAVVCAINTVMVTQIPLAGYNKPLRLAWLVSIPLIIFSAILFWRRGFLRARYFLMAWLFVLGGAAIFLLDMYLNLFPGLPVARSVWKIESVMEIILLSLALADRINELNLEKEQAQAHALKAERDLKENLEHKVRERTTALRERSYELEKANQLLEKLSQMDGLTGLYNRRYFDSAFVMEWKRMHRCGGSLCLILLDIDFFKNYNDTFGHQAGDDCLKKVANIIKSALKRSSDICARYGGEEFVIVLPEVDHSGGMGIAEELCSKVRAAAIPHDTDPGIVTVSIGVAALNPISTLLQPKDLIRYADKALYRAKSSGRNRVESYPPSA, from the coding sequence TTGCCGTTGTTGTTCTTGGCGGAATCCCGGAATTGTCTGGCTGGGCCGGCCGAACCGGTCACCCTGGAACGGGGCATTGAAACTTACTCCCTGCGGTCCCACTTTGCTTACTATGTTGATCCGTCCGGCGGGGTGACTGTGGCGCAGGCTGAGGCCCTGGCCGAGAACGGTGAATTCATTGCATCGGATACCAACCTTAACGTGGGGATTACCTCAGCCGCCTGCTGGGTGCGGTTTTCCCTGTCCAATCCAGGTGATGCGCCCCAGAAACTCGTGCTTGTTCTCGGAACACCGACCATTTCAAAGGCGGTGTTGTACATCCCGGATGGCCATGGCGGCTATACCGAAAAAATAACCGGTGACGTATATTCCGCCAGGGTGCAGGATTACTTTCACCGGCACCTGAATTTCGGGGTTTCCATTTCCGGCGGTGAACAGAAAACAGTGTATCTTCGGCTGACCACGGACGCGATTCTGGAAACCTCCCTCACGCTCTACACGGACAGGGCTTTTGTGAAAGGCCTGCCCTTTGAATATTTTTTTCTCGGGCTCTTCTATTCCGCCTTTGGGGTGGCCATCATCTATAACCTGTTTCTCTTCGCCTCCCTGCGCGACACCAGCCGGCTGTTTTACGTGCTTTACGCCACCGTGTTTTGCTTGCTGTGGTTTTATCTGGACGGACTCTGGTTCCAGGTTTCCCTGAAAACGCCCTTTAAGCCGATTAATGCAATCCGCGTCCTGAATGCCCTTTCTCTTATGCTCATGCTGCTGTTTACCTGTTCGTTTTTCAACTGCCGAAAAAATGCGCCGCACCTGTTCAAGATCTTCATGTTCCTTGCCGTGGTCTGTGCGATCAATACCGTCATGGTTACACAAATCCCCTTGGCTGGATATAACAAACCCCTCAGGCTGGCCTGGCTGGTCTCTATTCCCCTGATTATTTTTTCTGCAATCCTGTTTTGGCGTCGGGGTTTCCTGCGAGCCCGCTACTTTCTCATGGCATGGTTATTTGTCCTTGGCGGGGCAGCCATTTTCCTGCTGGACATGTATTTAAATTTATTTCCAGGGTTGCCCGTTGCCCGGAGCGTCTGGAAGATCGAATCGGTTATGGAGATTATCCTGCTGAGCCTCGCCCTGGCAGACCGGATAAATGAACTGAATTTGGAAAAGGAACAGGCACAGGCCCATGCCCTGAAAGCCGAAAGGGACTTGAAGGAAAACCTTGAACATAAGGTAAGGGAACGCACCACAGCCTTGCGTGAACGATCATACGAGCTGGAAAAGGCCAACCAGCTCCTGGAGAAGCTTTCACAGATGGACGGACTGACAGGCTTGTACAACCGCCGTTATTTTGATTCGGCATTCGTAATGGAATGGAAACGCATGCACAGATGCGGCGGCAGCCTCTGCCTGATCCTTTTGGATATTGATTTTTTTAAAAATTACAATGATACATTCGGTCACCAAGCCGGAGACGATTGCCTGAAAAAGGTGGCTAACATCATCAAAAGCGCATTGAAACGCAGTTCGGACATCTGCGCCCGCTACGGGGGAGAGGAATTCGTCATTGTATTGCCGGAGGTCGACCATTCAGGCGGCATGGGCATTGCGGAAGAATTGTGCAGTAAAGTACGGGCGGCAGCGATCCCCCATGATACCGATCCGGGAATTGTCACCGTCAGCATCGGCGTGGCCGCGCTTAATCCAATAAGTACCCTTTTGCAACCCAAGGATCTCATCAGGTACGCAGACAAGGCGTTGTACAGGGCCAAAAGTTCCGGCAGGAACCGCGTGGAATCCTATCCGCCTTCTGCCTGA
- a CDS encoding rubredoxin, whose translation MEKYQCTLCGYVYDPEKGDPDNSIAPGTSFDELPEDWGCPICGAGKEDFDKV comes from the coding sequence ATGGAAAAATATCAATGCACATTGTGCGGTTATGTATATGATCCTGAAAAAGGTGATCCCGATAATAGCATAGCACCTGGCACATCATTCGACGAGCTTCCTGAAGACTGGGGTTGCCCTATATGCGGGGCAGGAAAAGAAGATTTCGATAAAGTATAA